A genomic region of Erythrobacter sp. SCSIO 43205 contains the following coding sequences:
- a CDS encoding EAL domain-containing protein — MSYSLFVLVCVLIAAAALAGWFAARLTYDAHEVPSREDKRQKTSPTLESSGKEDRTKALKRSQPGTASAASGKTESSHIASSARSALRNGLTHLAYQPKLNLRQQCFGSAEALLRFDDSKLRSKSISDIIAAAEQSDIIEELTLWTMKQAVEDQLELIDQGIGVTTFINLSASLISDSEFTLKAIDVIKGACGKVGIEITETAIIENTQHALANLELYRAAGAQIAIDDYGTGLSSLSYLKQMPAQELKIDREFIKDLTSSHRDPMIVRSTIELAHALGLKVTAEGIEDATQLALLKVMGCDLLQGFFIARPMPLSALIEFLSDEEKLKSVMNPEVSLLPRRVMKP; from the coding sequence ATGTCCTATTCTCTTTTCGTGCTTGTCTGTGTCCTGATTGCCGCCGCCGCGCTTGCGGGTTGGTTTGCGGCGCGCCTGACCTATGACGCACATGAGGTGCCATCGAGAGAGGATAAGCGTCAAAAAACCTCCCCCACCCTTGAGAGCTCCGGGAAAGAAGATCGAACCAAGGCTTTGAAAAGGTCACAGCCGGGGACAGCAAGTGCAGCCAGCGGTAAGACTGAGTCATCGCATATTGCATCATCAGCAAGGTCCGCGCTGCGCAATGGGCTGACCCATTTGGCATATCAGCCGAAATTGAATTTGCGCCAACAGTGCTTTGGCTCTGCCGAAGCGCTCCTTCGTTTTGATGATAGCAAGCTGCGCAGCAAATCGATCAGTGACATTATTGCGGCAGCCGAGCAATCGGACATCATCGAAGAACTCACCTTGTGGACAATGAAGCAAGCGGTCGAAGATCAGCTCGAATTGATCGATCAAGGCATTGGTGTAACGACGTTCATCAATCTGTCCGCCTCGCTCATTTCCGACAGTGAGTTCACGCTGAAGGCGATTGACGTGATCAAGGGCGCGTGCGGCAAGGTCGGGATCGAAATCACTGAAACTGCAATTATCGAAAATACGCAGCACGCTCTTGCAAACCTTGAACTCTACCGCGCCGCCGGAGCACAAATTGCGATTGATGATTATGGGACAGGGTTGTCATCCCTGAGCTATCTTAAACAAATGCCCGCGCAAGAGCTTAAGATCGACCGTGAGTTCATCAAAGACCTCACCAGCTCTCACAGAGATCCGATGATCGTTCGCTCGACCATCGAATTGGCTCATGCTCTGGGGTTGAAGGTCACCGCTGAAGGGATTGAAGACGCGACCCAATTGGCTTTGTTAAAAGTTATGGGTTGTGATTTGCTGCAAGGTTTCTTCATCGCCAGACCCATGCCGTTAAGCGCCCTGATCGAGTTCCTCTCGGACGAAGAAAAGCTCAAATCTGTAATGAATCCAGAAGTTTCCCTTCTTCCGCGACGCGTGATGAAGCCATAA
- a CDS encoding D-alanyl-D-alanine carboxypeptidase family protein has translation MRTRYPFNLALEWALTAIALLAVPYAASAQGTAPVPPKAEVPIALLVDVTSNQVLYAREAERRFVPASITKVMTLYHAFELIDEGSLTPSQRFQMREETWAEWHRQGSTMFIPNGAKVAVSDLLMGIANVSANDGAIALAEGQAGTVNAWLDAMNSRARALGMTNSHFGTPNGWPDEGRTFTTANDLVRLAKALTERHPDKVKRYIGQPGFRFNDIAQSNRDPMIGRVKGADGIKTGFTSEAGLGYLGTAKRNGQRLVVVIAGANKESTRGEAARNLIEWGFAQFDRNKVVESGQLVGKARVQNGAASWVDLQTSGPVYVNLPRVEGSAVTMSIAYDGPLHAPITAGKRVATLLVTVPGLEPARIPLVASQDVAKAGFFTRIWNGFMGWFV, from the coding sequence GTGAGAACACGTTACCCTTTCAATCTGGCGCTGGAGTGGGCCTTGACGGCCATCGCATTGTTGGCGGTGCCGTATGCCGCATCCGCACAAGGCACTGCGCCCGTTCCACCCAAAGCAGAAGTGCCAATCGCCCTTTTGGTCGATGTGACAAGCAATCAAGTGCTTTATGCCCGCGAGGCAGAGCGCCGTTTCGTGCCCGCTTCGATCACCAAGGTTATGACGCTTTATCATGCCTTCGAGCTGATAGACGAAGGCTCCCTTACGCCTTCGCAGCGGTTTCAAATGCGCGAAGAAACATGGGCCGAATGGCACCGCCAGGGCTCGACCATGTTCATCCCGAATGGGGCGAAAGTGGCAGTAAGCGACCTGCTTATGGGCATCGCCAATGTTTCAGCCAACGACGGAGCGATCGCCCTTGCTGAAGGGCAAGCGGGCACGGTCAATGCGTGGCTTGACGCAATGAATAGCCGCGCGCGGGCGCTCGGTATGACAAATAGCCACTTTGGAACGCCAAATGGATGGCCCGATGAGGGGCGCACCTTTACAACAGCCAATGATCTCGTGCGGCTCGCCAAAGCGCTCACAGAGCGCCATCCGGACAAGGTTAAGCGTTACATCGGCCAGCCCGGATTCCGGTTTAACGACATTGCGCAAAGCAATCGCGATCCGATGATTGGGCGCGTTAAAGGCGCGGATGGTATCAAGACAGGTTTCACAAGCGAGGCGGGCCTTGGATACCTTGGTACGGCCAAACGCAACGGACAGCGATTGGTTGTCGTCATCGCAGGAGCGAATAAGGAAAGCACGCGAGGCGAAGCGGCACGGAATCTGATTGAATGGGGCTTCGCACAGTTCGACAGGAACAAAGTGGTGGAAAGCGGCCAATTGGTTGGCAAAGCACGCGTCCAAAACGGGGCCGCCAGCTGGGTCGATTTGCAAACTTCCGGGCCGGTATATGTCAATTTACCCAGAGTGGAAGGCAGTGCAGTCACGATGTCGATTGCCTATGATGGTCCGCTCCATGCCCCCATCACAGCCGGAAAGAGGGTGGCGACACTCCTCGTGACCGTGCCCGGGCTGGAACCTGCTCGCATTCCCCTCGTAGCATCTCAAGACGTTGCAAAAGCAGGGTTCTTCACTCGCATCTGGAATGGCTTTATGGGGTGGTTCGTATGA
- a CDS encoding aminotransferase class IV produces MAQGTHDFEADPRNDAIFINVNGELVPRAEASVSVFDSGFMLGDGVWEGLRLHRGKIAFLDAHLDRLYEGAKAIAMDIGLTRSELTDRIDATIDGNSMRDEEGVHIRLMVTRGIRSTPYQDPRVVISPATIVIIPEYKTPLPSTIEIGIRLFTVHVRRGDPAVQDQKLNSHSKINCITACIQATEAGADEALMLDPHGFVATCNSTHFFIVRKGEVWTSSGDYCLGGITRSNVIQVCREAGIPVYEKNFSLTDVYGADEAFVTGTFAGVVPVTKIDGRAMTPSRGPMVERLQSLYRELMDRDVA; encoded by the coding sequence TTGGCCCAAGGTACACATGATTTCGAAGCTGACCCGCGCAATGATGCAATCTTTATCAATGTAAACGGTGAACTGGTCCCGCGCGCCGAGGCGAGTGTCTCAGTATTCGACAGCGGCTTTATGCTCGGCGATGGCGTGTGGGAGGGTTTGCGCCTCCATCGCGGCAAAATTGCCTTTCTCGATGCGCATCTGGACCGCCTTTATGAAGGCGCAAAAGCGATTGCGATGGATATCGGCCTGACGCGCTCAGAGCTTACAGATCGCATTGACGCAACAATCGACGGCAACTCTATGCGCGATGAAGAAGGCGTGCATATCCGACTGATGGTGACACGAGGCATTCGCTCAACTCCCTATCAAGACCCGCGCGTTGTGATTTCGCCTGCAACCATTGTGATCATTCCCGAATACAAAACCCCGCTGCCCAGTACGATAGAAATCGGAATCCGGCTGTTTACCGTGCACGTCAGACGAGGGGATCCTGCGGTTCAGGATCAGAAGCTGAATTCACACTCCAAGATCAACTGCATCACCGCTTGTATTCAGGCTACTGAGGCAGGTGCGGATGAGGCTTTGATGCTCGATCCTCATGGATTTGTTGCGACCTGCAATTCCACCCATTTCTTCATCGTTCGCAAAGGTGAAGTATGGACATCAAGTGGAGATTATTGCCTTGGCGGCATAACGCGCAGCAATGTCATTCAGGTGTGCCGCGAGGCTGGCATCCCGGTGTATGAGAAGAATTTTTCTCTCACCGATGTTTACGGAGCGGATGAGGCCTTTGTGACTGGAACCTTCGCAGGCGTGGTTCCGGTGACCAAGATCGATGGCCGCGCTATGACGCCTTCGCGTGGCCCTATGGTGGAGCGCTTGCAGAGCCTTTACCGCGAGCTAATGGACAGGGATGTCGCATGA
- a CDS encoding sulfotransferase, with the protein MSETIRIAMWSGPRNLSTAMMRSFSSRADTFVSDEPFYGAYLKTTRDPQPMIDEIIADMDCDWESVKNAQNGDAPDGSAIWYQKHMPHHMEGPVSILDFPETRHAFLIRDPIRVAASYANKRTEIRPEHLGITRQRAYFELLADKAGQAPPVIDSYDILLDPAKSLKNLCQALGIPWDTAMLSWERGPHKQDGIWGSHWYDKVNASTGFGKPPGAMPQLDADFQDVAEECRDDYEFLTRFAIKGD; encoded by the coding sequence ATGAGTGAGACAATCCGGATTGCGATGTGGTCGGGACCGCGCAACCTCTCAACCGCAATGATGCGCAGCTTTTCCTCGCGCGCGGACACGTTCGTCAGTGATGAGCCGTTTTACGGCGCTTACCTGAAGACAACCCGCGACCCGCAGCCGATGATCGATGAAATTATCGCCGATATGGATTGCGATTGGGAAAGCGTGAAAAACGCTCAGAACGGTGATGCGCCCGATGGCAGTGCGATATGGTATCAAAAACATATGCCGCACCATATGGAAGGCCCGGTGAGTATACTGGATTTTCCCGAAACACGGCACGCTTTCCTGATCCGCGACCCCATCCGTGTCGCCGCGAGCTATGCGAACAAACGAACAGAGATCCGGCCTGAGCACCTCGGAATCACCCGTCAGCGAGCGTATTTTGAACTGTTGGCGGACAAGGCCGGACAAGCGCCCCCTGTGATTGATAGCTATGACATCTTGCTCGACCCAGCAAAGTCTCTCAAAAATCTGTGCCAAGCCCTTGGAATACCTTGGGACACGGCCATGCTCTCGTGGGAAAGGGGCCCTCACAAACAGGATGGTATCTGGGGTTCGCATTGGTACGACAAAGTCAATGCCTCGACAGGTTTCGGTAAGCCGCCCGGAGCAATGCCGCAGCTCGATGCTGATTTCCAGGACGTCGCTGAAGAGTGCAGAGACGACTATGAATTTCTTACCCGCTTTGCGATCAAAGGTGACTAA
- a CDS encoding lytic transglycosylase domain-containing protein, whose protein sequence is MKHSTLSSFALFAAAVIGVGAISQIAPSAPANAQVAARDGIAFDAYLEQIKAKARARGVSEWTIQRMTSGLTPNPTVIRLDQGQPGTPTRRGYPDLAPYIAKHVNPTRIGTGRQVYRANNGILRAVEREYGVPGEIIIAIFGHETSYGRIRGNFDLSRSLATLAWEGRRRELFEGEWLALMQVADKGYSRDELVGSYAGAFGNPQFLPSVYLRLATDGDGDGRANIFSNRADTFASIANYFRDAGWRTGQPWGVRAYVPSGFNVDAYRTKLQAPVCPRVHERHSQWKTVAEWRALGVQPQRPLPDDTLTSLFQPDGPGKPAWLLTGNYRVILEYNCSNYYAMSVGLLADEIVN, encoded by the coding sequence ATGAAGCATAGCACACTGTCCTCATTCGCCCTTTTTGCCGCTGCCGTTATTGGTGTGGGAGCGATCTCGCAAATCGCTCCGAGCGCCCCTGCCAATGCGCAAGTCGCCGCGCGCGATGGTATCGCGTTTGACGCCTATCTGGAACAGATCAAGGCAAAGGCCCGCGCGCGGGGCGTGTCGGAATGGACCATCCAACGCATGACATCAGGGCTTACGCCTAATCCGACCGTTATCCGCCTGGATCAGGGACAGCCGGGCACTCCTACGCGCCGTGGCTATCCCGACCTTGCACCATACATTGCAAAGCACGTGAACCCGACGCGGATCGGTACCGGGCGTCAGGTTTACCGCGCCAACAACGGCATTTTGCGCGCGGTTGAGCGTGAATATGGTGTGCCGGGCGAAATCATCATCGCAATCTTTGGGCACGAGACAAGCTATGGCCGTATTCGTGGCAATTTCGACCTTTCGCGCAGCCTTGCAACACTCGCTTGGGAAGGACGCCGTCGTGAGCTTTTCGAAGGCGAATGGCTCGCTTTGATGCAGGTTGCAGATAAAGGGTATTCGCGTGACGAATTGGTGGGAAGCTATGCGGGGGCGTTTGGCAATCCGCAGTTCTTACCCTCTGTTTATTTGCGGCTCGCAACAGATGGCGACGGCGATGGCCGCGCAAACATATTCTCCAACCGCGCCGATACTTTTGCATCCATCGCCAACTACTTTCGCGATGCGGGATGGCGTACGGGACAGCCCTGGGGCGTTCGCGCCTATGTCCCATCCGGATTTAATGTAGACGCTTACAGAACGAAGCTTCAGGCACCTGTTTGTCCGCGCGTTCACGAACGGCATAGCCAATGGAAAACAGTCGCCGAATGGCGCGCGCTCGGCGTTCAACCGCAACGTCCGCTACCTGACGACACACTCACATCGTTGTTTCAGCCGGATGGTCCGGGAAAGCCTGCGTGGCTTCTCACAGGCAATTACCGCGTCATACTCGAATACAATTGCTCGAACTATTACGCGATGAGCGTCGGGCTTTTGGCTGATGAAATCGTGAACTAG
- the tmk gene encoding dTMP kinase, with translation MSRGRFIALEGGEGTGKSTQGRLLAETLRAQHDLKVTTTREPGGTPGAEAIRELLLNPPGDGWNAQSEALLFAAARADHVARLILPALDAGEWIICDRFVDSSRAYQGGAGGLGDEAIRALHEFGSNGLRPDCTLLLEVDDDARRERLSARDGDVSDAIGGRSAQYHNAVAASFRELAEADPQGFVLIDGSGTAQDVHCRIMDALAPLLKGAMR, from the coding sequence ATGTCTCGTGGCAGGTTTATCGCCCTTGAAGGGGGGGAGGGAACGGGCAAATCAACTCAAGGGCGCTTGCTCGCTGAGACTCTTCGCGCTCAACATGACCTTAAAGTGACCACAACCCGCGAACCGGGGGGCACACCAGGCGCCGAAGCTATCCGTGAACTTCTTCTCAATCCTCCCGGTGATGGTTGGAATGCACAAAGCGAAGCGCTGCTTTTCGCAGCAGCGCGCGCGGATCATGTTGCGCGGCTGATCCTCCCTGCTCTTGATGCCGGAGAATGGATCATCTGTGACCGATTTGTCGATTCAAGCCGGGCTTATCAGGGTGGGGCAGGGGGCCTTGGAGACGAAGCCATCCGTGCACTGCACGAATTTGGCAGCAATGGCCTTCGTCCTGATTGTACACTCTTGCTCGAAGTGGATGATGATGCGCGGCGAGAGCGCCTGAGCGCACGCGATGGTGATGTCAGCGATGCGATTGGTGGGCGAAGTGCGCAATATCATAATGCTGTTGCCGCCAGCTTTCGTGAGCTAGCCGAAGCCGACCCTCAAGGGTTTGTGCTCATTGACGGATCGGGCACAGCGCAAGACGTGCATTGCCGTATAATGGACGCTCTTGCCCCCTTGCTGAAAGGCGCAATGCGTTGA
- a CDS encoding DNA polymerase III subunit gives MSEPSVFTWPNHQDAWHQWRSAMTSARMHHGWILAGKKGLGKQDFALAAARELVAQEGVAQPQGEHPDILTVTYGPKDKKAIAAQEAGKPFELARSIRIAQIREMQRRLTVRPTLGSRRVVIISPADDMERATSNALLKSLEEPPEGTYFLLVTHSPSRLLPTIRSRCRVLRFPGLTDAELREMLQNAGQEGDHSAAIEAAEGSFGAALQFAQQDLQPVANQITRLLVDGDRDLGGRTALAKIIGPRPDKDRMAAMFELALSIVAQRARASDDSRERAALIDVYTELSTLAAQAPAYNFDNGLLCLEIGTLLCRPSEASEHAHG, from the coding sequence TTGAGCGAACCGTCCGTCTTCACTTGGCCGAACCATCAAGATGCCTGGCACCAATGGCGCAGCGCGATGACGAGCGCGCGAATGCACCACGGCTGGATCCTTGCGGGCAAAAAGGGGCTTGGTAAGCAGGATTTTGCGCTAGCGGCGGCACGTGAGTTGGTAGCGCAGGAGGGCGTCGCACAGCCTCAAGGTGAGCACCCCGATATTCTGACCGTGACCTACGGTCCCAAAGACAAAAAGGCGATTGCAGCACAGGAAGCCGGCAAGCCGTTTGAACTGGCGCGCAGCATCCGCATTGCTCAAATCCGGGAAATGCAGCGCCGCCTGACTGTTCGCCCAACGCTGGGATCGAGACGCGTGGTCATCATCAGCCCCGCCGATGATATGGAACGCGCGACTTCCAACGCCTTGCTCAAAAGCCTGGAGGAGCCGCCCGAAGGCACGTACTTCCTGCTGGTCACACATAGCCCATCGCGCCTGCTGCCTACGATCCGCTCACGCTGCCGGGTACTTAGGTTCCCCGGGCTCACAGATGCAGAGCTTCGAGAAATGCTGCAAAATGCTGGGCAAGAAGGCGACCACTCTGCTGCGATTGAGGCAGCAGAGGGATCCTTTGGCGCGGCGCTCCAGTTTGCGCAGCAGGATTTACAACCTGTCGCCAATCAAATAACCCGCCTTTTGGTCGATGGAGACAGGGACTTGGGCGGGCGAACGGCCCTTGCAAAGATCATTGGCCCGCGTCCGGATAAAGACCGGATGGCAGCGATGTTTGAATTGGCACTCTCCATAGTCGCACAGCGAGCAAGGGCCAGCGATGACTCACGCGAACGCGCCGCTTTGATCGATGTTTACACCGAACTATCGACCCTCGCGGCCCAGGCTCCAGCTTACAATTTCGACAATGGATTACTTTGCCTTGAAATCGGCACCTTGCTCTGTCGTCCAAGCGAGGCTAGCGAGCACGCCCATGGCTGA